The following nucleotide sequence is from Salvia miltiorrhiza cultivar Shanhuang (shh) chromosome 7, IMPLAD_Smil_shh, whole genome shotgun sequence.
TTAAACTGAAAATTTTTgtagaataaaattaaattttataccAAATGAAAGTCCCTCTCAATCAGGAGCAGAATATCGCATAACTGGCGAGGCACCTGACAGGCTCCAGTAAAGCCTTTCAGAACACTTCTATTTCCAGGATCGGAAGCTGATATAACAGGCGAACATAGAGACAATGCCTTCTCACGAATCATACTTTCAATATGTGGAAGGAATGGCCCACCCAAAACCAGCTAAAAGATTTCACAAATGAGTCAGAATTGCAGATTCTGCACAATATCTCATGTATGTATAACTTTATAATCATGCACATACTTGATGGAAGGTATGTGCACCCAGACACAGTAAATAATGAGTAGACCGTGCCATTGACATTGGAAGTAGTATTTAGTTTATCTCCCTTGTCTAAAGCATAATTTCATATAACTTCTCCTTGATGTCGATTTTTCAAATTTAAGCTTGATTAATTTGTCTATCGTCTATTTGCTGCCTGCCTCTCTTCCAACGGAAGAAAGCAAATATGACGTTAAACATATTAATGAGGATATACTGATTTGTTAAAAGGAAGGAATGTGTAGAACCACCTAACTGGACGCTGTTCTTTAATTATTCCTGATTTAGCCACAGCAATACTCTCCAGAGAGCCCCCGAGTGCAGCTAGATGCTCTTCACCTATATTTGTAATGACTGCTGCTGCCAGATCTGAAACGGTAAATACATTGGTTGCATCCCGAGCGCCACCTAATCCAGCCTATGGGTTGACATAAGAAATCAAAATATTATCCATTCCAAGATTTTGACTTCCACCTTTTTCAATCAAAGCTAGACTACAAACAGTGACGCACAGATTTTACATCCATCAAGGAGTCAAGAACAGGGGCAACCAAAAATAACTCTGCCACCAAGATGAGAGTAAAAAGTAATGAAGTCTAGTTGGAGAAATTTAAGAGATTTCTCATATTACTAACAACTTGCTATTTATGATAGTTTTATAAATTGAAAAACTGGATTACTTCCAAAAAAAcgaaaagaaatttaaaaacagGAAGCATGGTTGGTTAGTTAGTAAAAGGACTCAGACAAGATAAGTTTACCTCAACAACTGCAAATTGAACTCTCTCTTCGGCAAATAAGCTCAATGCAATAGCAGTGAAAACCTTGATTTCAACAATCAAATAGATTGGAAGACAATACAGATCAGTATCACAAACAGTTTCaactaaaataattaaacaacaGACATGTCAAAATACCATCTTCAAGTAAGTTAATAGAAAAACATATTCATCCACAAGCATACCTCAAACTGACTGAGATGCCCTTTTTCACGTTCTACTGCCCTTTCAAGCTCCTCCTTTATTTTGTGGAAGTGTGAATCCAATGAAATCCCCGACACTGCTTCTCCACTCGTTCCCAGCGTGATACGCTCTCTAATAGTGCGTATGTGCGGACTGGAAAACGCAATACCTTCAGTTGCTTGCACGTATAAACTAAGCAGCTACAGTTTTGTACTTCATGATAAAGAATCGTGATTCTACCACCATATAATCTGAACCAGAATGAATTACAGAGGATACCTAGTATAGCAACCAACAGAATACCCTTCCGCACGTAAAATGCTGGAAAGGAAAGCAGCAGTTGATCCTTTCCCTTTTGTACCAGCAATATGTATAGCCTAAATCAAAATCCAATCTTTTAAACtaactcaaaataaataaataaataaactcaaACTAAAGCGACCAGGCTGTTTGCTCATCGACTCAACTCCAATCCACAGAAACCCTACGGCAAATAAATGCCCAGAAGAGTGTTAATTGGATACACAAAAACCTTACCTTGAATTTGGATTGAGGATTGCCAAGATTGTGCAGCAGCCGCCGCATCCTACCTAAATCGAAACCGTCGCAGGAATCAGTACCGGCTCCCTTAGGAACACCGATTTTTTCGTAGTCGTTGAGTTTTTCCATGAATGCATCCATTTCCGGAACCTCTGTTGACGCAGTAGAAAGACGGCGGCACGGAGCGCAGAGCAATGCCCTGGATTTAGCAAAAAGTTGATTATATGGTTCGAGTAAGAGAGCATTGAGACGACAAGCAATAATTGGGACTTTCATGCTCAGAATTTCAAGCAAATTGTATGAATTTAAGTGAAAGACTGAGAAGGAAGAGTGTGAGCGAGTGACGGAAGTTCGGTACTACGAATCAACCATTTCCAACTTCTCTCTTGCTCTTTATATTATATCCCACCAATCCATATTCAAACTTAAATTGTTCGTCTATAATAATTTAAGAGCGTGTTTGGGTAGGCTGAGGCTCGTTTTAAGAGCACCCACATCAAGAGATTCGAGTCGATTTGGCGGATGAGCcgactgatgcaagtaaggggaAACTCGAGTTCGACTCATACGAATGAGCTCGACTAATGTATGCGccacttttaaaaataaaataaaattaatgaagtATGAGTTAGTTGGATGAGCTACCTCAATTCAGGATATTGACTCATAAATTGTCTCGGATGTAGATGCTCTAAGGAGATCATAGGTtgtcaaaatatttgaataaaattttttacaaaaaaaagaaaatcaaagagtGATGAATTTGAAAGAtttcttataatttatttttagaaattatAAATTGTTTAGGAATTTATtatgtcaaacactttgaagaaacttataagcttctaaacaatttataaatatttttaatactctcttcgtccaccAATTTATGTCATACTTTCTTTTTTGATTCGTCTTTCAATTTTTGTCCTacccatttttagtaactatttataaattttttaattggcgggtcccaataaacaatactctctccgtccatcaaagatatgccactttactttcggcacgggttttaataaaatgtgagtgaagttggtagtagagtaagggtcccactttaaatgtgagtggaatggtgtggaccctactactaaaaatggatgtggcatgttttttgtggacggacgaaaaaggaaattgtgacatatctttggtggacggaggaagtacattttttctccacttaattaataaacaatacactttgtaggtccatttctccactcaactaataaataatactcgtGTTTCTTCCCCTAGGTCaatcaaacaccctctaaatagtactttcaattgaaaatcaattttaaaactaAGTGTCAATTTcatgattataaaaaaaataaaaattaatttgtaaattatttttatttatttattttctttatcttcttaacttttctattttattaatttctaaattGGTGAATTTcggctaattataaaataattatttaatatggattttaatttaatatattttatataaaattagatttaaaatataaaatttatttatttaaatattaaaacttaacaaaattatctctcctctctcatctttcttgaaataaatctatttttttaattcctttttcattttcattttctatttttttttttttgcttttttcataatattaatttttattattgtgattttttttctatattcaatttaaatatatttaattaaattatatattttattatattaataaacataataattaaattagtatcattttatatatatgtattttttttgtgcattgcataggTAGAAATACAAGTTTATATGTGTACAGTGTCCATGAAAATTAAAAGTAGTGGTATCTCTTATTCTCATGTGCAGACGTCCTCGTGTGATTAGGGATGACAATTTATCCGTGCGTAACAGATATCCGCGAAAACTCGATCTTAATAGGGCGGATTTGAgaggcatttgatatccacggataatTTCGTGATTACAATTCACTATCAATTTAGTTCGTGTgtatgagtttggatacttactatccatacccgcgaaactcgtttacccgcgaaaaatatctGCGAATTACCCGTAAAATACTCACGAAATATCCTTAAAATATGAGTTTtggatatatatattagatattAGATATGGACCAACATATGTCAATGAAAGAATGAAAGAGTTCAATGAAGAGGGCTCTATTTCTACTATAGAGCAATAATATAACTTtgttgaattttatattttagttgatgaatttgaatatTAATTTTGGATTTAAACTTTGTCATTTGTGAATTTAAACATGGATGAAAGATGTGGATTTAGCTATGTGATttgtggtgattttttttttttttttgtactaAGGTATCCGATTGTCATCCCTACGTGGGATTTGCACTTAAttagaattaataaattttaactgAAGATTATAAATTGTAAATTATAAACATGTGTGGTACTCGCACGTCACTTAACATAAGACTTTATTAATAAAGCCTCcaatatttatctttatatcCTCGTAGTTAATCCATAAACACGCTCAACtaagttattaaaatatttttccttCAATCTATCAATAGATCGATCGTTCAAGTCACATAATATCTTTGAATGTGGGAGTTCAAGTTACCTACTCTATGCATGAGTAAATGTGCAACTCTTAGAAAATATTCCCACTTAATTCTTATATTTCAACAACACAATGGATAATCCGCTTTtcgggaatttttttttatataaatttaaagtattaaataaagaaattaaaagacaGGGGCGGAGCTACACTATAAAATGGTGGTGCAATTGCCCCCCCTCAATTGAGTTATATTATGCTTCCATGTATATTcaattttacataaatatttaagtttgccccaccaaaaattatgaaaagtaggggcaaaaataaaagaaaataaatgatttTTTGGTGTTGGATGGAAGGGCTCATACGTGTATGTCTAACAAGAGAAGGCTGAAATTGTGTAAATTACatttaaatagataaattcAAGTAAATTCAATTCAAAAATTGCACCAATAAAGTATTATTCCTAATTTACACAAATTCtaactattttttatattattgacAAAATACAATTCATTGGTCTTTTGAAACTCttctttattttaaatatttatttcgtCTTACTTCTTCAATTTCTTATCCAAGCGAAGCCCCAATGTATATTcaataatctaattaatttacTGAAGGATCATTATTAACTCTGAATtttaaaagttaattttttctaaattcGTTCTAATTCACAGTTTTTTTGTATTACTTTTCTAGCTTTCCGTTTGGcataattatttgtttattgtTATCAGAATTTTAATAGTAGCATGTGGGTCTTCTTTTTACACCCATGAATATTCTTCGAGttttattgtaaaaaataaataaatatcaatattatatatatatatatagggtgcgattatagtgagaaccacacttattgtgagaacataagaaccattaaaattaatgcatctactatataaattaatgcattcactattaaatttaatgcatccgaaaataataaaatttttgctcccttcaggattcgaacccaggatctgcattcatccaccaagatgatgcatccaccgtagatcttgatgatcgaatggtttaaaatggttctctgttctaattttatttagtggttacCTATGACACTGTAAAAAGAACTTTCTTTTTTTGTCAcaaagattataaaaaaagtCAGCTTCTAAATAGTATGAGAGATCGTCTTTATCTTGttacttaattatataaaaaaatatattactttACAACGAGTTCATATTACTCCATTTTAGTAATCATAGAGAATTTTTgtgatttgtaaaaatattttattatattatatctatataagttattttaaatattttaaatattttgccCCCCCAACGCCTCGgggcctggctccgccactgttAAAAGACCACGCCACAAGAAACTCTGAACCCAAAACCTTTAACCTTAAACATTAACCACGtaccgcttgaccaacacacgcaAAACAAACCACTACACAACCCAAATGATAtagcttttcttttttctttttaaagggtgttctctttgattataaatttttgatgaaaaaatgagaaataaaaaaacattttctttttaatttcttattttctaCAACAGATAATTTTACCCTTCCTCATTCTCCATTTTCATCTATTTTGAGTTATTTAAGCATGACATATAGTCGTCCAAATGGGTTATTTAATCGTAACATATTTCAGAACTTTACCACTGAATTAATAAAGTTGGTAAATTCAACtgcttaattaatttctttctcAGTGATGAGTTATGGCTTGAACACTAAGCAAGTAACATTTTTTTTGTCAGGAAATATAAACAGTTTATTGCGCGTTAATGAAATATTTTTCACCGTCTCATTCACAAAGCCACTAAAGAAACATAGAATCTAAACTTTGACATGTATATGGCCAAAGAAAAACATATGCATGTCATGACCCAGTAAAAACCGGTTATAATCTCCCTACAAAAATCTCTTCTCAATAGTGGACTCAAGTGACATCGAATCTAGCTAAAACACTTGAATCAAAAAACTATATGAGAAGAAAACTTATTGACATATGGAGAAAATTTCACATGGAAATTATTTCCTCGCGTGTGTACAAGTTCCCAAATAAGTAGCCCTCGAAACTGTGCAATTTACGCCTATATATCAACTCACCATGTGCTTTGGTGCAACCTCGGGTACCTTAGTCAGCTGTGTAGTCAGCAGTCATCATTTATGGCAAAAAAACAGGAACGAAAAGGCCTCTAGTCGGTCAAGATGTAGCGTAATGACGGTTTAGAAGGTACTTTACAACTTCGTAAAAGGAAACCACAATCCCAACAGAAGGACCAGCACGGCCAACACGGGGGCCAACACCAGTAAACAAACCCTTCATCCTCCCATCCCTGTAAATGGTACAAGTACATCAAATATCATGCGGAGGAAAAAATGCAATTTAGAACATCAAGACTAAAAAACAATCAACTTGCATATGTACCTAAACATTCTAGCCATCAAGCAAACCTGAATTGTTAGGTTAGAGTAATGacaaaacataaatttgacAGACAGCTTCAGATAAAAGAAGCAAACATAGAGAGCTAGAACATATAGACATGTACCTATTCTAAGACTAGCTGAGATATAACATAGATGACGAGAGATTAGTTGAAGTTGTTGGGATTAATTAAAGTTGTGCAAACATTAGAAATTTGGAACTGCAACCTCACTGCTGCTTGTAGTCTAAAAGGGGAAGTCAAGGATTCAACCACAGTATCTGTCACTCGGATTGGTATGAGCGTCTGATGTGGGAACATATATTGGTGTTGGACTCCTCATCTTCTAAGTTTCAGGATAAGTTGATGTAAAGGTTCTAAAATGAGGATAAGGAGTGCTAGGAAGCTTCATCATATACATCAATAAAGATGTGTAAATATTCTAATATATTTGATGATACAAGTTTGGGTTACTGTCACTTGTCTCAAAAATATTCAAAGTTGTACTCCCCAAAGGAGTATCAGAATGACAAAAATGACAGGGTTTTCCCCGTCTCTCTTTTGTCACTTTCACTTCAAAACCCTAGACGCCTCCCCACATGGAGGCAGATCTGGAAACCACTCTTCATCATCTCTCCTATATCTCATTTCCATTCAAGGAAAGCTAATTTACTAACCAGCCGTGGAGGATATTTCTACAGTAAGACCAAAAGTCTGGTTTCTTAGTTCTCAACATATCCAATACCAATATACCATTACAGTCGTAACCAAAGGAGACAGGTATATCTTTAAGAATAGTCCAATTCCAATTGACCATCATGGAAAAACCATAGAGAAGGGAAAAATTGAGCTGAAGAGACAGTACACATTTTAAGCCCTGAAGTTCTCGTTGATAAAAGTTTGGGAACATCTGTCCCAAGAGAAAAGCCAGAAACTACAAATTGATGCAGGTGCAGCTGAATATGGTTTTATGGGTCACAGCTATAAGAAGAACTGGTATTACAAAACTGGACAAAATGGAAAACTACTAGATCTTAAGCATCTCACATTTTTTCAATAGTTCAAAGCTAAAATTATAAATGGGGCATAATTACCTCCAAACTTCTAGGAGTGTGTGCCTTGTAGTCATTCTCAATGCCCTGGTCGGATCTTGCTGCAAAATGACAAGACAAACAAGCTAAACAACTATTAcctgaaataataaaaatatacacCAGTAATCTATATAACACAACTTTCTATTGCActgaattttatttaaatgaataCCTCAATTTGTCTACGGGTCTTTGCAACATCAAGTGGACAtgtagcagcagcagcaaggcTCCCAGCAACAAAACCAGCAGAAAAGTTTGCCCCAAGGACACTGACGGCATTAGCTTCATCTCCAATCACACCTAGAAGCCGCCTCCTCAcctataataaataattgtcTGGTATAAGCTCATTACAAGCCCATAACAACGTTGTGAAAAACTTAAGGCGGGATTGAGGCGTTTTGCCTGGTCGAGGCGAGGCGGTAAGCCTCAAGGTGGTTTGAGGCGTAAGCCTCACACCAAGTACAAAAAAACTCACAAcaatttaaaaaacaaataaaatcatataaaaataaaaaatatatataagttatgaattttaAAGTcttaaaacaattaaattaaaagctgaaaatatataaaaaataaccaAATTATCCAGTTTGTCAAACCACTGACTGCTGCTCCTAATTTGCTGTTTTCTGTCTGTAGCTTGTGTGGTTTTTTTACAAAAGCTAATGCTCCTtatttatactttaaatataCTCCATTAGTGTTAAATTATTATTCCTTTGCAGGGCCCATTTAACCAAAAAAATTGTGGCTCTATAGGCTttggaaataatgaaaaaaagaaCTTCATAAAGTTGCGGCTGTATAGGCTTTCGAAATATGAGTAAAAAAAGAACTTTAGAAAATTGAAGCTGAGACCACTCAAAAAAGAAATTCAGGAATCATATTTATTCATCACCGCCTGAACTAAGTATCAAACGGCGCCTCACCGTTTTACCGTTTTGAGGTGGCGCCTCAAACCGACCAAGGCGCAAAATAATTGAATACACATAAAAGCGTATATGAGGTGCGGTTTCCTTGCCGCCTCGCCTTGAGGCGCGCCTCAAGGCGGCCGCCTCAAGCGATTTTTACAACACTGGCCCATAAAGATTATAAAAATTTCATTGCATAAGATGCATAATTTTAGCTGCAGAGAGCACAGATGATGAAACTAACCGGCTCGAGGGTTGACCAGCAGATTGCAGAGAAAGGCACATCACGAGCAAGCTGAGCCCCCAGGCCAGTCCACAAGAAACGGTAGTTTTGCACTGCAAAAGAAAAAAGCCAAGGCCAAACAAAACGATGAGATAATGCTTAAAAACTGCATAAGGCAGATTTCCTTTGTGACCACCAATAGCTCTAAAATTTTGAAGTCCCCACCTTAAAAAATTTAGAAAGGATTATACACAGTGTTGCAAAAAGCTTAATGCAGAACTGAGTCGTTTTGCCTCGGCGAGGCGAGGCATTAAACCTCGAGGCGGTGCGAGGCATAATCCTCACACCGaagattaaaaacaaaaattataattataaaaaaaatactttataaaaCAACATAGTATCAATAAAAAATATGTTCAAAATAATCAAaatgtttaaaattttaagCATTTCGCtcatcaaatatctcaaaataaaaGCTTAACGCATCTCAAAAACACCAAATTATCCAGTTCatcaaatatttaaaatcttaaACATCCCACTCATTAAGAGGCGTGAGAGAGTGTTGTTGTCACTTGTCAGTGTGAATCTTTTCCGACTTCGCAGCGCATCACATGTTACGATATCCCACATCGGTTCCAGAGAAAAGTGTGGAATGGTATATAAGAGGGGTTCAACCCTTTACCCTTGACCATGGTTTTGGATCAAGTTAGGGCTCCCTAACTTATATGTCTAACAATTTGGTCCGACCTGCCGGATCCGAAAGTTTACGGGAGAGGGCTACCTGGGGAGAGTGCCGCACGACTCCAGGGGCTCGAAGGCGACCTGCCTGGGTCGATCGAAGGCTCCCCAGAGTGAAAGCCATCTGTGGACGTCCGGTCTTAATGGGGGATGGATTGTTACGATATCCCCATCGGTTCCATAGGAAAGTGTGGAATGGTATATAAGAGGGGGTCAACCCTTTACCCTTGACCATGGTTATGGGTTAAGTTAGGGCTCCCTAACTTATATGTCTAACATCGCAACGCAAACATAAACAAATCTCTTTTGATTAGTTAATTTAGGGTTACAATATAGTATTATATTGCATAGGCTTTTTAATTTTAGTATATAataatagatgggccaactaATTAAAGCTATTAAAACAAGCACCGATTCGCCTTAATTAAATCTTTGAGGCGTCCGCCTCACAAAAAAAAGATGTAGAAGTAAAATTTAGATTGATGCGCATAAAGCAGTGCGGTTTTCTGCCGCCACACTGTGCGCTTTTCACAACAGTGATTATATATCCAACTTTCTACAAAGAGTTATCATGATTTGGGTTCATGAAGTCcaacaaaaaaggaaaaaacagaCCACAAGCAAGGTTACGTATTAAGCACTAAACTGGAAGGCATCAAAAGGGCCAAAAGATAGCTCTGATCTGTGTTGATTGTCTTGGTATTAGCAAAGATTAACTTTTCATCAAAGGATAAATTTCGTAACCAGTAGAATAAGAACAACAACTTACAGCTGTTATTGAAGCTCGTTGTACTTTTGACTTGGGAGATAACGTCAATTAAAGTCTTCAACACTCCTGGAGGCCTTTTATCGCCATGGATATGCTTAAATGCCTGAATACCAAGATATTACAATGAGATAGTTGAAAACTCAGAAGCACAACAGTACTGAACGACACAATGAAAATACAGCTAAACAAATTACCTGCATTCGTGTTCTTGCAAGCTCAATAGGATAGCAACTAGTGCAAGCTAAGGAGCGTGCCAAAGCCCCAGCAACTAAAGGTGTATAAGGAGTTAATCCAGGAGCATTCTGTGCAGTAAACTCCTCTAATTTGTTGCGAAAAATATCATAGCATGGCAAATAAATGCCAACCTGTTTGAAAACATATACTAATCATCATTCAAGCAGGTATAGAGGAGTTTATTTCCAAAAACCCACAATAATAACATAATCAGCAGATGCCACATATTTTAGCAGCAAACTTACAGTGGGAATAGCAAGTGCCAAGCCAGCATTAGTTCCTCTCCAGAGTGCAGAAAATCCTTCCTGCATAGGACATGAGAATAAATGATTGTTGGAATTATAAATGGTATTTTAATTTTAGGTTTTCATTATGTTTCCTAGTTTAGTTAGGACTCTTGTATTATAAATAAGTGCTTTCTTGAGTTGATGAAGTGCTTTCTTGAGTTGATGAATATACAGAAAATTAGTCCCAAATATGTTTCCCACGTATTGTTTAACAATGATCAAGCATCAATTAACAATATTGTGTACAAGTTTTAACTTCAAACTGAGTAAGCATGTGTGCGCATGCAAGTATAGTATATCGGTGGCTCAAAAGTATATAATTGTTGGGAAAGCCAATGGCATATTTTGTCTATACCTCCACACTTTGCTATGATCAATTTCAGAGAAAGACTCAGCATGCATAAAATGAGCTACATTTAGGAAATGCTTCTCACTCTTTCTTATTGTTTAACTGTCAACAACTAACCTGCCGAACAATTTTGCAGAAAACATCCAGTGTTCCCTTATAATGGAAACAATCAGGTGGACAAATTGCTACTGTACCATGAACTCCAGCGCGTGCGCACGAGGGAGAGCACCTCAGATCAGCAAACATCTAGCAACAAATGGAAATGGGAATGTCAACTTTTATTACTTCAGGCAAGGGTTCGTTCTCAACCTGTTGTTACTATATTCAACGCCAACTTAGACATAGCAACCACGAAACTTACACTAATGATACATATAAATCACTAAAACTAAAGCCACTATAGAATATTTCCTACACAACAATACACAACTATAGGGTCACCGATTACAACTCAACTTAAATAAACATAAGGGTGGTTGTTGTGATTAAAATAGGTGCTACATTACAGTCGCACTCCCTCAGTTTTTCCAAGTGTCGAGTCTTTAGAGTTCTAGATTCTACTGAAAGATTAACatctagggattgagttttgaAGTAGAGACACAAACCACCAATGTCAAACAACTATTCCTTTTGAGTAATGATTGGACAATGCTAAAAACAAAGTTTAAGGCCAAATGGAaccaaaataaaagtaaacTGGCTGAACAATTTAATAACAAGTTCTGTCAGTTCAAGAATAAACAAATCTCAATTAGGTAGCATGAAGCACTATCATGGGAAAAAACCTTTGCAAGACAAGTTACCAATCCAAAGAAATTGTGGCCAAAGTAGGGCCTAAAATAGCACTG
It contains:
- the LOC130993399 gene encoding mitochondrial carrier protein MTM1; this translates as MTGELKHSVNSWTAEQSSRISEFNKDVSLMSGAMVIVDGIEASEISQSSNRVVDASAGEKLGLSERAISAAGAAFLSAILVNPLDVAKTRLQAQAAGVPYSHPLSNLTSRMSYFGPHMMFADLRCSPSCARAGVHGTVAICPPDCFHYKGTLDVFCKIVRQEGFSALWRGTNAGLALAIPTVGIYLPCYDIFRNKLEEFTAQNAPGLTPYTPLVAGALARSLACTSCYPIELARTRMQAFKHIHGDKRPPGVLKTLIDVISQVKSTTSFNNSLQNYRFLWTGLGAQLARDVPFSAICWSTLEPVRRRLLGVIGDEANAVSVLGANFSAGFVAGSLAAAATCPLDVAKTRRQIEQDPTRALRMTTRHTLLEVWRDGRMKGLFTGVGPRVGRAGPSVGIVVSFYEVVKYLLNRHYATS
- the LOC130993398 gene encoding dihydrofolate synthetase isoform X2, translated to MDAFMEKLNDYEKIGVPKGAGTDSCDGFDLGRMRRLLHNLGNPQSKFKAIHIAGTKGKGSTAAFLSSILRAEGYSVGCYTSPHIRTIRERITLGTSGEAVSGISLDSHFHKIKEELERAVEREKGHLSQFEVFTAIALSLFAEERVQFAVVEAGLGGARDATNVFTVSDLAAAVITNIGEEHLAALGGSLESIAVAKSGIIKEQRPLVLGGPFLPHIESMIREKALSLCSPVISASDPGNRSVLKGFTGACQVPRQLCDILLLIERDFHLSIELLNLQLRLLGSHQLQNAVTATCTALCLREQGWKLSDTSIRDGLQSAYLVGRSQFLTSKEADMLGLPGATILLDGAHTKESARALVDMIKMAFSDARLVLVVAMANDKDHTGFARALLSLGCLEAVCFTEVDIAGHRSRTTSSSSLKCSWIKACREMGVGFLDCRTANHKWIEDQHPESSRKMGSEFILLLEGSLVDSIRFGHEVLGTTSATGNGIIVVTGSLHIVSAVLGCLET
- the LOC130993398 gene encoding dihydrofolate synthetase isoform X1, which translates into the protein MKVPIIACRLNALLLEPYNQLFAKSRALLCAPCRRLSTASTEVPEMDAFMEKLNDYEKIGVPKGAGTDSCDGFDLGRMRRLLHNLGNPQSKFKAIHIAGTKGKGSTAAFLSSILRAEGYSVGCYTSPHIRTIRERITLGTSGEAVSGISLDSHFHKIKEELERAVEREKGHLSQFEVFTAIALSLFAEERVQFAVVEAGLGGARDATNVFTVSDLAAAVITNIGEEHLAALGGSLESIAVAKSGIIKEQRPLVLGGPFLPHIESMIREKALSLCSPVISASDPGNRSVLKGFTGACQVPRQLCDILLLIERDFHLSIELLNLQLRLLGSHQLQNAVTATCTALCLREQGWKLSDTSIRDGLQSAYLVGRSQFLTSKEADMLGLPGATILLDGAHTKESARALVDMIKMAFSDARLVLVVAMANDKDHTGFARALLSLGCLEAVCFTEVDIAGHRSRTTSSSSLKCSWIKACREMGVGFLDCRTANHKWIEDQHPESSRKMGSEFILLLEGSLVDSIRFGHEVLGTTSATGNGIIVVTGSLHIVSAVLGCLET